From the genome of Longimicrobium sp.:
TCCGCCACCTGCAGCGTGGCCTGGCGCCAGACCACCTGCACCGGCTCGCGCACCCCCTCCCAGGCCAGCGACGTGCGCAGGATGTCGTGCCGGTCGATCACCGCCTGCATGGCCGCCACGTACGCGTCCAGCCGGTCGCGCGTCTCGAAGGTGGACAGGCTCACGCCGATGTACGGATCGCCCCCGTGCGCCATCAGGTGGTGGAAGAGGATCCCCTCCTGCAGCGGCGCCAGCGGGTAGATGTCCTGCACGTTGCGCGCGCCGCCCTCCACCGTGGCCACGACGGTGTCGATCTCCTCCTGCGTGAGCTCGACCAGCGTCAGCATCTCGGGGCGGATGGCCGCGGGCGACCACCACTCCTCGCCGGCGATCAGGTCCAGCAGCGCGGACTTGTGCACCCGCAGCTGGCCCAGCAGCTCGGGGTCCAGCCGGGTCCGGTCGCCCGAGACGGCCAGACCCTCGCCGCTCCTGCGCAGCTGGATTCCGGCGGCGTGGAGCCTGGCGAGCAACGCGTGAACTGTCATACGGGGGTGCCTGAGCCGTTGCGGATGCAGGGAGATGGAGAGGGCTTGCCCGCCCTCGCAGCCGAAGCGCGGAAGCCGGCGCGCGCCGTGGAGATGCCGCTCGCGCCGCCGCGCGGATGCGGACGCGGCAAGCCCGCCCGGACGCGCGAGACGCGGCCGGGGGCCACCGCGCGTGCGCGGCGCGGGACGTCGAAATGCGGCCGCGGGAGCTCCCGGCGCGGCTCCACGGGGAGCGGCGACGAGATCCCGGCGCGGCGTGCGGGACCGGAGTGGCGGATTGGCACCGGTGGGGGTAGCCGATCGGGCGGAGCGTGGGCGAAAACGGAGGCGCGTCCGGTGGCGCGGAACTGCCCCGCGCGCCGGACGCCCCTGGGGGACGTCAGTCTGTTCGGAATGTGGACGGCCGGCTCGCCCGGCGCGGCGTCACACGGAAACCAGCCCTGCGGGATGGACGGCGCGGAGGCGGCGCGGCACGGCACCGCGTCCATCGGCCGGCGGACACTTCACACGGCAGGCGCTTCACACGGCGGACACCTCAGGACGGCGCGCGCGGCAAGCCCCGCGGTCCTCTCCGCCGCCCGGGGACGGGGAGCGATCGTGTCGGGGTGCCGGAGCCGGCGAAATCCTCCCGCGGCTCCTCCGCCCGCCCCGCGTTCCTGGAGGGGTGGAGAAGTGCACGTAAGGTCCGTCGGTGGCCCGAAGTGGATGGGCTGCGTCGCCGGAGGTACGGGTGTCGGTGCGACAAAGATGGAGCAAAGATCCGGATCGCGCCAGTGTTCCCCACCCCGCGCGACAAACCGGTGATTCCGCGCGGAGCGGAGGATTCCAATGCGGACGGAGGGTGCGCGGCCGGTCCGGCAGCTTTCCCCGCCGGGGATTCACCCGCGACCCGGCCGAACGTCGAAGGATGTCTCGCCGGGTGTGCGCGATGGCGCGTTCCGGGTGCGGATTTGCGGGGTGCGCTTGACGCGGGAGCGGTTTTGCTCCACTCTACAGCACATCCCAGCGGAACTCGTGGAAGCGCGGCCGGCGTGAAAGGGGCCGCGTTCGTCAGGTGATGGCGCGTTCAGTGGTTCCCCGCCTCTACATCCCGCTCCGGCGCCAGGCGGCGCGTACCCATACCGATCCGTCTTCCCCGATCCCGATCCACCGGCTCGCCCGGCGGCGGACGTAGCGCTCGCCTTGCGCCTGCGCACGCACGCCCCCGGGCCGGTCCACGCCGCCGCGCGGCTGCATCGCCGCGGCGGCGGACGGCAGCGTAAAAATCGTCCGATCGCATCTCCCTGGCCGGAGGTGCCGGCCGGACGCGCACTCGCGCGGGCGCCGCACCGCAGGTCCGGCGGCGCCCGCGTCCCGAGCCCGATCCGCACCCCACCCACCCATCTGGAGCAAGACTGATGAGCGTCGCAGTGAACGAGCGCGTGCAGGTTCCCGGGATCGCCCCCGCGCACGACGGCCGCGTGGAAACCAGCCGCCTGGACGGCTTTCCGGGCGCGCCCGTGGTGGTGCGCCCCGCCGGGGCCGGCGTGGTGCTGGCCGACTGGGCGGAGCAGAACCGCCCCTGGCTGGAGAGCGTGCTGCACGTGCACGGCGCCGTGCTCTTCCGCGGCTTCGGCATGGACGACGTGGACGAGTTCCAGCGCTTCATGCTCTCGGCGTCGGGCGAGCTCCTTCCCTACACCTACCGCTCGTCGCCGCGCACGCAGGTGAAGGGCAACGTCTACACCTCCACCGAGTACCCGGCCGACCAGACCATCCCGTTCCACACGGAGATGTCGTACACCAGCGCGTGGCCCATGCGCATCGGCTTCCTGTCGCTGATCGTGGCCGCCACGCAGGGCGAGACGCCCATCGCCGACAGCCGCCGCGTGTACGACCGCCTGCCCGAGGAGATCCGCGAGCGCTTCGAGCGGCTGGGGGTGATGTACGTGCGCAACTACACGCCCTGGATGGACCTTCCCTGGAAGAACGTGTTCCAGGCCGAGACCCGCGAGCAGGTGGACGAGTTCTGCCGCGCGCAGGGGATCCAGGCCGAGTGGATCAGCGACGAGCACCTGCGCACGCGCCAGATCTGCCAGGGCGTGGCGGTGCACCCGGCCACCGGCGAGAAGTGCTGGATGAACCAGGCGCACCTCTTCCACGTCAGCAGCCTGGACCCGTCGCTGGTGGAGATCCTGATGGAGGACTTCGGCGAGGAGAACCTTCCCCGCAACACCTACTACGGCGACGGCTCGCCCATCGACCCCGAGGTGTTCGCCGCCATCCGCGAGGCGTACGACGCCGAGGCGCTCGTCTTCCCCTGGGAGCAGGGCGACGTGCTCCTGCTGGACAACATGCTGATGGCCCACGCGCGCTCCCCCTTCACCGGCGACCGCAAGGTCGTCGTGGGGATGGCCACGCCGCACACCTCCAGCTGGACCCCGGCCTGACCTTCACCACGGATCGATCGAGGGGCGGGGATGACGATGTCTCCCCCGCCCCGCCGGATCGATCGCGAACAGCCTCGCGCGGTTTGCGAGGCTTCCCGTAGTTGTTGCCGCGACTTCAGTCGCCGGTGAAGCTGGACCCGCGCGCTTCAAGCCCGGGGGACACGCCGAATCGCCTTCGATTTGCGGCGTCCATCCCCCTGCGACTCATCCGACCTACTCTCGAGAGACACCGACATGGCCACGGACACGAACGAAGATACCCGCACCTACATCGTGCTGGTGAACCACGAGGAGCAGTACTCCATCTGGCTGGCCGACCGCGAGATCCCGCTGGGATGGAAGGCCGTGGGCAAGCCCGGCTCCAGGGCCGAGTGCCTGGCGTACGTGAAGGAAGTGTGGACCGACATGCGCCCGCTGAGCCTGCGCGGCGAGGCCGTGGCGGCCTGAGCCGTCCCCGGCTCCGCAGGGACGGCGAATCATCGCCAGAAACGGCGGAGAGCGAGGGGGGATTCCGGTTTCCCCGCGCCTCCGCCGCTCCATCGTGGGGACGTGCGCGAGCACCCGCCCGCGCGCCCGACTCCATCTACCCGGAACACCCGATGCCTTCCGCTGCCACCCATCTGGCCGACGTCGCGCAGGCCCTGTCCATCCGGTACAACAACCGGGTGTACGAGATGAAGGCCCGCGGCGAGGACGTGATCGTCCTGTCGCTGGGCGAGGCGTTCTTCGACATCCCGCTCTTCAGCTTCGCCGAGATGCCGATGCCGGAGAGCTACCACTACAACAGCTCGCGCGGGAACCCCGAGCTGCGCCGGCAGCTGGCCGCGTACTACGGCCGCCGCTACGGCGTGGCGGTCAATGCCGACACCGAGATCCTGGTCACCGCCGGCTCCAAGGCCGCCATCCACATGTCGCTGATGGCCATCCTGGACCCGGGCGACGAGGTGCTGGTGCTGGAGCCGGCGTGGGTGAGCTACACCGAGCAGGTGAAGCTCTGCCACGGCGTGCCCGTGATGGTGCCGATCGACGAGACGGTGTTCGGGCTGGACCGGTACGTGACCGCGCGGACGAAGGCGATCATCGTCAACAACCCGAACAACCCGTCGGGGCAGGTGATGACGCGCGCCGAGCTGGAGCACCTGCACGCGCTGGCGGAGCGCCACGACCTGTTCCTGCTCTCCGACGAGGCGTACAGCGAGTTCCTGCTGGACGACGCCTTCATCTCGTGCGGCGCGCTGGACCCGGAGAAGCGGCACACCCTCGTGTGCAACTCCATCTCCAAGAACCACGGGATGTCGGGGTGGCGCATCGGCTACGTGATCGCCAGCCCCGCGCTCATCGCCGAGGTGCTGAAGATCAACCAGCACCTGATCACCTGCCCGCCCACCATCCTGGAGCACTACCTGGTCCGCCACTTCGACGCGATCCTGGAGGTCACCCGGCCGCAGATCGCCGAGGTGGTGCGCAAGCGCGGGGAGATGGCGCGCTACCTGGAGTCGTGCGGCATCGGCCGCCTTCCCGGCGACGCGACCTTCTACCTCTTCGCCTCGATCGAGCCGTCGACGCTGGGCTCGGAGGAGTTCTGCACGCGGCTGCTGGAGGAGCACCACGTCTGCGCCGTGCCGGGGATCGGCTACGGCACTTCGTGCGACCGCTACATCCGCATCAGCGTGGGCACCGAGAGCGACGAGCGGGTGAAGCACGGCATCCGCCAGGTCCGCCGCCTGATCGAGGCGACCGCCCCCGCGCCCATCCACTTCCGCCTGGAGCCCGCCGCGGCGGTGTGACCACGGCCAGGCAATCGCGGACGCGGCGCCTTCCCAAGGCGACCCAGTAACGGCCGCCCGACGCATCTGCGTGGGGCGGCCGTTGACGACTCAGCACGCCCCCTCATCTCCGCGTCTCCTCAACCGTGATCTCTCACGCGGAGACGCGGAGTCGCGGAGTCGCTTTCCTGCACCTCCGCGTCTCCGCGTCTCCGCGTCTCCGCGTGAGATCAGCCGATGTGGCGGCCGCGACCGGTGGCGTCAGCCGCCTCCATCACCCGCGATCGCCGTCGCGGCCGCCCGCTGCAGGACCTCCGCCACCGCCGGGTCGATGCGGACGATGGTGCCGTCGCGAAGATTGAGCGTCGACGGCGATCCCACCGGCGAGCGGTGCAGTAGCCCGGCGCAGATGACGAGCGCCGCGGCGTACGTCCCCGCCACCGAGGGATGGAGGCCGTCTGCGGCGTAGAGTTGGAGACCGGGATCGGCGCGCCAGGCGGCCCGCCACGCCTCGCCGGCGGGGAAGAGCATCGCGTCCACCTCTTCGGCCGCCAGCCGGTACGATTCGGTCGCGCGGTCGAAGTCGCCCGAGCGGGAGAGCGACGGCCAGACGGCGTAGAGTGCGGGCGTGGCGCCGGCCGCGCGGATCTCGCCCGCGAAGCGCCGCGCGTAGTCGATCAGCAGCGTGCGGCTCTCGGGCAGCGAAGAGGGGCCCTGCTGCAGCACCACCACCTCCCACCCGCCGCGCCGGATCGCCGCTCGCGCGCCGCCGCCGTTCCAGTGGTCCTCCAGGCTCCAGTCCGGGTTCGCTACCATCTCCACGCGCAGCGTCTCCCCGGACGCCAGCGCCAGCGCCCGCACCATCTCCGGCAGGTCGTTGGCGTAGGTCAGGCTGTTGCCGACGAAGAGCACCCCCCGCCCGTCTTCCTCCACCACCGCCGCCGGTCCCGCGCCGCCGCACGCCAGCACCAGCGCGAACGCGGCCACGCCCATCGCCATTCGCCACCCTCGCATCGGTCGCGGCACGCCGATTCGCATCATCCCCCTCCGGTTGAGCGGATCTCCATCTCCGGGCAAGAACGCCGCGTCCACGCGAGGTTCTTACGGTCATGGGACGGATGGGTGCGGGCGGGTGTGGATCGATGATTCCCGATCCTGAAAAGAATGGGATCACGCGGAGACGCGGAGTCGCGGAGAGGCTCGTTGGCGTCTCCGCGTCTCTACGTCTTCGCATGACACGACTGCGGGAGAAGGATTGGTGCATCCGGCCAGCTCACGCGCGGCCGCGCCCACAGATTCTTTGGCCTGCAAGATGTTGTGCGGATGCGAGTTGCGGCGTGGCCGGCCTCAGGATGACGTCGGGTGGGTGCGGTGCGGATGCGGAAGCTGAGCACTCGGATCCCGCATGAGATGCTGTTGCGGGATTCGAAAGACCGGAGACGGTCAGGAGCGTGCGGCCGGCCTAATCCCCCTCCACCCCGATCCGCACGCTGTCCGCCGCACCGGTGGCGGACTGGGCGCGGACGCGGTGCTCGCCCTGGACAAGCCGCCAGCGCCCGCCCGGCACCTCGGCGCCGTCCACGAACCAGCGGACGGGCGCGCCGGCGCCGGCGGCGTGGAAGGTGAGGGTGGCGTAGCGGGGCTCGACGCCGGCGGGCACGGAGTAGCGGTCGCCGTCGCGCGGGGCCACGATGCGGAAGCGCTCGCCGCCCGGACGCGCGAGCGCCGCCCAGCGCCCGCCCTGCGCCGACGCCCACTCGGCGTACTCGTCGGGCAGCGCCACGCGCCCGCCGCGCTCCCAGTCGTCCATCCGCGACGGCTGGGTGCCGGGGACGAACCACTCCACCAGCGAGGGGCACTCCGGCGTGGCGAGCAGCCCCGAGAGGCGGCAGACGCGCACGGGAACCAGCCCCGCCTCGGCCGGCGCGGGAAGCGCGCCGGGGGCGCGGCGGCTGGCGACCGCCAGCATCGCCCGGTACAGCAGCGGGCCGGCGCCGGTGATCCCGCTCACCCCCGCCATGGGCCGGCCGCTGAAATCGCCCACCCACACGGCCACGGTGAAGCCGCGGGTGACGCCCACCGCCCAGTTGTCGGTGAAGTGCCGGCTGGTGCCCGTCTTGGCCGCCGCCGGGAAGGGGAAGTCGAACGGAGTCTCGGTGCCGAACCCCGCCGCGCGGGCGTCGGGGTCGGCCAGGATGTCGAGCACCAGCGCCGCCGCCTGGCGCGACATCACCCGCTCATGGGGCGGGGCCATGTCGCCGGGCGCGGCCGGGCGCAGGCGCACCGGCGTCCACTCGCCGGCGTTGGCCAGCGCGCGGTAGGCGTTGGCCAGCTCCAGCAGCGTCACGTCGCCGTTGCCCAGCGCCAGCCCCAGCCCGTAGTGCGGGGCCGGGCGCGCCAGCGAGGCGAAGCCGGCGCGGTGCAGCGTTTCGAGCAGCGCCTCCACCCCCACCCGGTCGGCCACCTCCACCGCCGGCACGTTGAACGAGCTGGCCAGCGCCTCGCGCGCCCGCACCGGCCCGTGGAAGCGGCGGTCGTAGTTCTGCGGACGATAGGGCCCCAGCGTGGTGGCGAAGCTGCGCGGCACGTCGGGGATGACGGTGGCCGCGGTGTGGCCGCGGTCGAACGCCAGCCCGTACAGGAACGGCTTCAGCGCCGACCCCGGCTGCCGCGGCGAGACCACCATGTCCACCTGCCCCACTTCCGGCTCCCGGAAGTCGGGCGAGCCGACCCACGCCAGCACCTCGCCGGTGGCGTTGTCGAGCACCACCGCCGCAGCGTGGCGGGCGCCGCGGCCGCGCAGCACGCGCACGGTGTGGCGCACCTCGCCCTCCAGCAGCGTCTGCAGCTCCAGGTCCAGCGACGTCCGCACGGTGCCGTCGCGCACCCCCGCCGCCTCGGCGTCGCGCAGCACGCGGGTGGTGAAGTGCGGCGCCAGGAACGCGGCGGCCCCCTCGGGGGGGATCACCGGCTCTTCCACCGCCCGCGCCACCTCGCCGGGGGTGGCGTACCCCAGCCGCCGCATCCGCCGCAGCACCGCGTCGCGCCGCGCCCGGGCCCGCGCGGGCGAGGCGAGCGGGTTGTCGCGCGAGGGCGAGCGGGCGATTCCCGCCAGGAGCGCGGCCTGGCCCAGGCTCAGCTCCCGCGCCGAGCCGCCGAAGTACAGCGACGCCGCGGCCGAGACGCCCACCGCGCCCTGGCCCAGCGGCACGCGGTTCAGGTACTGCTCCAGGATGTCGCGCTTCTCCAGGTGCGCCTCCAGCCGCAGCGCCCACAGCGCCTGCCGCGCCTTGCCGCCCCAGCTGCGGTCGATGGGCCGCAGCAGCCGCGCGGTCTGCATGGTCAGCGTCGACGCGCCGGAGCGGTGGACGCCGCGCACGTTGTCGCGCAGCGCGCGGCCCACCGAGCGCGGGTCCACCCCGTGGTGCGAGAAGAAGCGGTGGTCCTCGGCGCTCACGAACGCCTGGATCAGCCGCGGATCGACCTCCGCCACGGGCGTCCACCCGCCGCGGCTGCCGTCCGGGGCGCGGGTGGCGCGCAGCGGCAGGCCGCCGCGGTCCTCCAGCACCAGCCGGGGCACCGGCACGGGCGCCGCCGTCCCCGCCGGCAGCGGCCACGCGACCCAGGCACCCGCGGCCAGCACCGCCCCCGCCGCCACCACCGTGGCTCCCCGCGCCGCCCATCGCGCGCGCCGCAGGCCCCGGACGAGGGGATGCGGTTCCGATGCGTAGTGCACGGTGATCCTCCCCTCCAGTCAAAGTCTGATCGGCATCATCGTCGCCCGGCCGCTGCATCCGCCGATCTCACGCCGAGACGCGGAGACGCGGAGGATTCGCCACGGCACGGAGCTCCCCGCGTCTCCGCGTGAGGAACCGCCGTTGGAGAGGCGCGGAGATGACGGGATCGCGCCGGGCCGGGAGGCGAGGAAACGCGCAGGAGTGAGCCGCGCGACGAACCCACTCTCGCACTCTCGCACTTTCGCACTTTCGCACATCTCTTCCTCATCGCCCCGCCGGGCGTACGGTGAACAGCCCGCCGCCGCTGCGCCCGTGCACGCCGGGGTTGTACATCTCCTCCGCCTGCGCCGGCGCGGAAACGAAGCGGCCGGCCGTGGTCGCCCGCGCCAGGTAGGTGGCGTCGTAGCTTCCCCGCCACAGCCGCCGGGCGAAGTAGACCACGCGGTCGTCGCGGATCTCGGTGTGGTCGAACGCCGTCCACATCCCCGAGTCCCAGCTCCCGTATCCCCAGTACCAGGCGCCGCGCGGCTCCTCCTCTTCCCCGTTCTCCGGCTCGGG
Proteins encoded in this window:
- a CDS encoding TauD/TfdA family dioxygenase encodes the protein MSVAVNERVQVPGIAPAHDGRVETSRLDGFPGAPVVVRPAGAGVVLADWAEQNRPWLESVLHVHGAVLFRGFGMDDVDEFQRFMLSASGELLPYTYRSSPRTQVKGNVYTSTEYPADQTIPFHTEMSYTSAWPMRIGFLSLIVAATQGETPIADSRRVYDRLPEEIRERFERLGVMYVRNYTPWMDLPWKNVFQAETREQVDEFCRAQGIQAEWISDEHLRTRQICQGVAVHPATGEKCWMNQAHLFHVSSLDPSLVEILMEDFGEENLPRNTYYGDGSPIDPEVFAAIREAYDAEALVFPWEQGDVLLLDNMLMAHARSPFTGDRKVVVGMATPHTSSWTPA
- a CDS encoding MbtH family protein, which translates into the protein MATDTNEDTRTYIVLVNHEEQYSIWLADREIPLGWKAVGKPGSRAECLAYVKEVWTDMRPLSLRGEAVAA
- a CDS encoding pyridoxal phosphate-dependent aminotransferase, yielding MPSAATHLADVAQALSIRYNNRVYEMKARGEDVIVLSLGEAFFDIPLFSFAEMPMPESYHYNSSRGNPELRRQLAAYYGRRYGVAVNADTEILVTAGSKAAIHMSLMAILDPGDEVLVLEPAWVSYTEQVKLCHGVPVMVPIDETVFGLDRYVTARTKAIIVNNPNNPSGQVMTRAELEHLHALAERHDLFLLSDEAYSEFLLDDAFISCGALDPEKRHTLVCNSISKNHGMSGWRIGYVIASPALIAEVLKINQHLITCPPTILEHYLVRHFDAILEVTRPQIAEVVRKRGEMARYLESCGIGRLPGDATFYLFASIEPSTLGSEEFCTRLLEEHHVCAVPGIGYGTSCDRYIRISVGTESDERVKHGIRQVRRLIEATAPAPIHFRLEPAAAV
- a CDS encoding SGNH/GDSL hydrolase family protein, which codes for MAMGVAAFALVLACGGAGPAAVVEEDGRGVLFVGNSLTYANDLPEMVRALALASGETLRVEMVANPDWSLEDHWNGGGARAAIRRGGWEVVVLQQGPSSLPESRTLLIDYARRFAGEIRAAGATPALYAVWPSLSRSGDFDRATESYRLAAEEVDAMLFPAGEAWRAAWRADPGLQLYAADGLHPSVAGTYAAALVICAGLLHRSPVGSPSTLNLRDGTIVRIDPAVAEVLQRAAATAIAGDGGG
- the pbpC gene encoding penicillin-binding protein 1C encodes the protein MHYASEPHPLVRGLRRARWAARGATVVAAGAVLAAGAWVAWPLPAGTAAPVPVPRLVLEDRGGLPLRATRAPDGSRGGWTPVAEVDPRLIQAFVSAEDHRFFSHHGVDPRSVGRALRDNVRGVHRSGASTLTMQTARLLRPIDRSWGGKARQALWALRLEAHLEKRDILEQYLNRVPLGQGAVGVSAAASLYFGGSARELSLGQAALLAGIARSPSRDNPLASPARARARRDAVLRRMRRLGYATPGEVARAVEEPVIPPEGAAAFLAPHFTTRVLRDAEAAGVRDGTVRTSLDLELQTLLEGEVRHTVRVLRGRGARHAAAVVLDNATGEVLAWVGSPDFREPEVGQVDMVVSPRQPGSALKPFLYGLAFDRGHTAATVIPDVPRSFATTLGPYRPQNYDRRFHGPVRAREALASSFNVPAVEVADRVGVEALLETLHRAGFASLARPAPHYGLGLALGNGDVTLLELANAYRALANAGEWTPVRLRPAAPGDMAPPHERVMSRQAAALVLDILADPDARAAGFGTETPFDFPFPAAAKTGTSRHFTDNWAVGVTRGFTVAVWVGDFSGRPMAGVSGITGAGPLLYRAMLAVASRRAPGALPAPAEAGLVPVRVCRLSGLLATPECPSLVEWFVPGTQPSRMDDWERGGRVALPDEYAEWASAQGGRWAALARPGGERFRIVAPRDGDRYSVPAGVEPRYATLTFHAAGAGAPVRWFVDGAEVPGGRWRLVQGEHRVRAQSATGAADSVRIGVEGD